A single window of Aspergillus flavus chromosome 4, complete sequence DNA harbors:
- a CDS encoding putative ras-like GTP-binding protein (GTPase Rab5/YPT51) yields the protein MSSSLEAKIVILGSQGVGKTSLVQRYVKNAFNPVGTASTVGASFVTKRVLDSSSDTIVRLQIWDTAGQERFRSISKLYYRGANACLLCYDITDEQSFLEMTGWLLELKKNLGDEDPVVIHVVGTKSDIVALDPLRRAVPFERTIAYVAEQLYPSQASTPPPTAGVSHSSSTTLQGLDSKRSSGFWGQDIGWDCCHEISAKDGEGIEEVFQVITRKLVEQRNKQLGITSSHGSTSGLDGVASPVGPRTLEGNGSFRLGHGDNRRSWLGFPPSSVGDELDERIEFTKKKGKCC from the exons ATGAGTTCATCTCTCGAGGCCAAGATCGTCATCTTGGGCTCACAAG GCGTTGGCAAAACGTCTTTGGTCCAACGTTATGTGAAGAACGCTTTCAACCCTGTGGGAACCGCGTCCACTGTCGGTGCATCCTTCGTCACCAAGCGTGTCCTCGACAGTTCCTCGGATACCATTGTCCGTCTGCAGATTTGGGACACGGCTGGACAAGAGCGGTTTCGCAGTATCTCCAAGTTGTACTACCGTGGCGCTAACGCCTGCCTCCTGTGTTACGACATTACGGACGAACAAAGCTTCCTAGAAATGACGGGGTGGTTATTGGAATTGAAGAAAAACTTGGGCGATGAGGATCCTGTTGTAATCCATGTCGTCGGAACGAAATCAGACATCGTAGCGTTGGATCCATTGCGTCGCGCCGTCCCTTTTGAGCGAACCATCGCCTACGTCGCCGAGCAGCTGTATCCGTCTCAGGCATCCACTCCCCCACCCACGGCTGGCGTCAGCCATTCGTCTAGCACCACGCTCCAGGGTCTCGACAGCAAGCGCAGTAGCGGGTTTTGGGGCCAGGATATCGGATGGGACTGCTGTCATGAAATCAGCGCCAAGGACGGCGAGGGCATCGAGGAGGTTTTCCAGGTCATCACGCGCAAGCTGGTGGAGCAGCGCAATAAACAACTTGGCATTACCTCATCCCATGGATCTACATCCGGCCTGGACGGCGTTGCATCGCCGGTGGGACCGAGGACTCTTGAAGGAAACGGCAGTTTCCGGCTGGGACACGGTGACAATCGTCGAAGCTGGCTTGGATTCCCGCCCAGTAGTGTCGGAGACGAGCTCGATGAAAGGATTGAATTtacgaagaagaagggaaaatgtTGCTGA